From one Desulfuromonas acetoxidans DSM 684 genomic stretch:
- a CDS encoding penicillin-binding protein 1A translates to MAFFGLAGAYFYVNSSLPEFDTLEDYQPPAITRAYSEDGQTIAEFYRERRIVVPVTRMPKPLIQAFVAAEDANFFDHQGIDLVSIFRAALKNIKAGGIVQGGSTITQQVAKSLLLTPERKFSRKFKEAILAWRMEQRFSKREILYLYLNQIYLGHGAYGVQAAAENYFDKNVEDLNLAECTVLAGLPQAPSRYSPYRHYNRAKDRQLYVLERMIANGYITSDQAHKAYTDPLVVHPRGDNSAAGTGYFSEQVRRYIEKNYGRDLLYSGGLQVYTTMNLSMQQVAQKAVRDNLQRHDRRQGYRGPVRVLNQQDALAFVDQQTAELNENPLEPGQVIEALLVDSSDQQLVVRIGAYEAVLPRQKLKWAEPFDVIPYEVFAALDQDQKNNNEKTLLPIGSVIQVKIRSVKQSHPTDIDLFQYPLAQGALLALDPQDGAVKAMVGGYDFAKSQFNRVLQSSRLPGSAIKPLIYAAAFDKGYTPASVILDTPLIYKETDNKGEEKEWKPKNYGNKFYGPTSLRTALTHSYNIITIKLLNNIGINYTARYLHKLGITSPLNRDLTMSLGSSALTPLELASAYSVFASGGIKTAPTYITKITDRNGRILESIDPADFPNGLDADQKLIRLERQRVISQETACLITNMLESVVQRGTGWRAKALNRPVAGKTGTTNNLKDAWFVGYVPQLVTISWVGYDQEKPLGKNETGSKAAAPAWVDFMKQTLAGMPAKNFTVPDTMEFHPVDPKTGLLEPEDSPTSVIEMFAPGTAPTRYALDEKKPQARDFFRLD, encoded by the coding sequence GTGGCTTTTTTCGGCCTCGCCGGTGCCTATTTTTACGTTAACAGCTCCCTGCCTGAATTCGATACCCTCGAAGATTATCAGCCGCCGGCGATCACCCGTGCGTACAGTGAAGATGGGCAAACCATTGCCGAATTTTACCGCGAAAGACGCATCGTGGTACCCGTGACCCGTATGCCCAAACCGTTAATCCAAGCCTTTGTCGCTGCTGAGGATGCCAATTTTTTCGATCATCAGGGCATTGATCTGGTTTCCATTTTCCGCGCGGCGTTAAAAAACATCAAAGCCGGCGGCATTGTTCAGGGCGGCAGTACCATTACCCAGCAGGTGGCTAAAAGTCTTCTATTAACGCCGGAAAGGAAGTTTTCCCGTAAATTTAAAGAAGCGATCCTTGCCTGGCGTATGGAACAGCGCTTTTCCAAACGTGAAATTCTTTATCTCTACCTTAACCAGATCTACCTTGGCCACGGTGCGTATGGAGTTCAGGCCGCTGCGGAAAATTACTTTGACAAGAACGTTGAAGACCTCAATCTGGCCGAGTGCACGGTTCTTGCCGGTTTGCCGCAGGCACCCAGCCGTTATTCCCCGTATCGCCACTATAATCGCGCCAAGGATCGTCAGCTTTATGTTCTCGAACGGATGATTGCCAACGGCTACATCACCTCAGACCAGGCGCACAAGGCATATACCGATCCTCTTGTGGTCCATCCACGCGGTGATAACTCTGCGGCCGGAACCGGCTATTTCAGTGAGCAGGTGCGCCGTTATATTGAAAAAAATTATGGCCGAGACCTGCTCTATAGCGGCGGGCTACAGGTTTATACCACCATGAACCTGTCCATGCAGCAGGTGGCTCAGAAAGCGGTGCGTGACAATCTTCAGCGTCATGATCGACGTCAGGGTTATCGCGGTCCGGTGCGGGTTCTCAACCAGCAGGATGCACTGGCATTTGTTGATCAGCAAACTGCTGAGCTTAACGAAAACCCGTTAGAACCTGGCCAGGTGATTGAAGCCTTACTGGTCGATTCAAGCGATCAGCAACTGGTGGTCCGCATCGGTGCTTATGAAGCCGTTTTACCCCGCCAGAAACTTAAATGGGCTGAACCGTTCGACGTTATCCCGTATGAGGTTTTTGCCGCTCTGGATCAGGATCAAAAGAACAATAACGAGAAGACATTGTTACCAATAGGTTCAGTCATCCAGGTGAAAATTCGTAGCGTTAAACAGAGTCACCCAACGGATATTGACCTGTTTCAGTACCCACTAGCCCAAGGCGCCCTGTTGGCCCTTGATCCTCAGGATGGTGCGGTCAAAGCCATGGTGGGTGGCTATGACTTTGCCAAGAGTCAGTTTAATCGGGTGCTGCAGTCGTCACGACTGCCGGGTTCTGCGATTAAACCGCTTATTTATGCTGCTGCGTTTGATAAAGGCTATACCCCGGCATCGGTTATTCTCGATACGCCGTTGATTTACAAAGAAACCGATAATAAGGGCGAAGAGAAGGAGTGGAAACCGAAAAATTACGGCAATAAATTTTATGGCCCAACCTCGTTGCGAACAGCTCTAACCCATTCGTACAACATTATCACCATCAAATTGCTCAATAATATCGGCATCAATTACACCGCGCGTTATCTGCATAAGTTGGGGATCACCTCGCCACTGAATCGTGACTTGACCATGTCGCTTGGTTCCAGCGCTTTGACACCTCTCGAGTTAGCCAGTGCCTATTCGGTCTTCGCTAGCGGCGGAATCAAAACCGCACCGACCTATATCACCAAAATTACTGATCGCAACGGTCGCATACTCGAATCCATTGATCCCGCCGATTTTCCCAACGGCCTTGACGCGGATCAGAAACTGATTCGTCTCGAGCGTCAACGGGTGATTTCTCAAGAGACAGCTTGTCTGATCACCAATATGCTTGAGAGCGTCGTTCAACGGGGTACGGGGTGGCGGGCCAAAGCTCTCAATCGCCCGGTTGCCGGCAAAACCGGCACGACCAATAACCTGAAGGATGCCTGGTTTGTCGGCTATGTTCCACAACTGGTGACCATTTCATGGGTGGGATATGATCAGGAAAAACCGCTCGGTAAAAATGAAACCGGTTCTAAAGCAGCCGCACCAGCCTGGGTTGATTTTATGAAGCAGACTCTGGCCGGGATGCCGGCAAAAAACTTTACGGTCCCTGATACCATGGAATTCCATCCGGTGGACCCGAAAACCGGTTTGTTGGAACCGGAAGACAGTCCGACATCTGTCATTGAGATGTTTGCCCCCGGTACCGCGCCGACCCGCTACGCGCTGGATGAAAAGAAACCGCAGGCCCGTGATTTCTTTCGCTTGGATTAA
- the glmS gene encoding glutamine--fructose-6-phosphate transaminase (isomerizing) has translation MCGIVGYIGQNPAVEIVLEGLRRLEYRGYDSAGIATLDHGQLNTSRAEGKLTNLEQKLKSTPLTGSLGIGHTRWATHGKPSEENAHPHRSGDFVVVHNGIIENYLVLKQRLADQGHVFNSQTDSEIIAHLIEHHYRASQNFEAAVRQALHELRGAFAIAVICQSHPDQLIAAKAGSPLVIGQGVGEYFVASDIPAMLSHTREMIFLNDGEMVVFSREAMTITTLDGQPVDKQSKTITWNPMMAEKGGYRHFMLKEIHEQPRAIADTIAGRINEDKDRVLLHDLNLSDDQLAQFDRLYIVACGTSWHAGLVGKFLIEKLARLSVEVDIASEFRYRQPLVNERTLTLVISQSGETADTLAALRESHERGGKVVAICNVVESSIARESDGVIYTHAGPEIGVASTKAFTTQLVALFLFALHLGRVRTMLSSEQLREQIQALLTLPRKLEQALELDEQIESVARQFMHASDFLYLGRGNQYPIALEGALKLKEISYIHAEGYPAGEMKHGPIALIDENLPVVVVVPKNDTYEKVVSNMEEVRARGGQIISISDCDSSDLHSASDAVFAVPTISDDLMPVITSVPLQLLSYHIAVFKGTDVDQPRNLAKSVTVE, from the coding sequence ATGTGCGGAATCGTCGGTTATATCGGTCAGAACCCCGCCGTGGAGATTGTTCTGGAAGGTCTGCGTCGTCTTGAATATCGCGGTTATGACTCTGCAGGCATCGCCACTCTGGATCACGGTCAACTGAATACCTCGCGTGCTGAAGGCAAACTGACCAACCTGGAACAAAAACTCAAGTCCACCCCTTTGACGGGTTCTCTCGGCATCGGCCATACCCGCTGGGCCACCCACGGCAAACCGTCGGAGGAAAATGCTCACCCCCATCGCTCCGGAGATTTTGTCGTTGTCCACAACGGTATCATTGAAAACTATTTGGTCCTTAAGCAACGCCTTGCCGACCAGGGCCATGTTTTCAATTCACAAACCGACAGCGAGATTATCGCCCACCTGATTGAGCACCATTATCGTGCCAGTCAAAACTTCGAAGCCGCCGTTCGTCAGGCGCTGCATGAACTGCGTGGTGCTTTTGCCATTGCGGTCATTTGCCAGTCTCATCCGGATCAACTTATTGCCGCCAAGGCCGGTTCCCCGCTGGTGATCGGCCAGGGTGTCGGGGAATACTTCGTTGCTTCCGATATTCCGGCCATGTTGTCTCATACTCGCGAGATGATTTTTCTCAACGACGGTGAGATGGTTGTGTTCAGTCGCGAGGCCATGACCATCACCACCCTCGATGGCCAGCCGGTCGATAAACAATCGAAAACCATCACCTGGAATCCGATGATGGCGGAAAAGGGCGGTTATCGCCATTTTATGCTCAAAGAGATTCATGAACAACCGCGCGCCATCGCCGATACCATTGCCGGGCGCATTAACGAAGATAAGGACAGGGTTCTGCTGCATGATCTCAACCTGTCCGATGACCAACTCGCCCAGTTTGACCGGCTGTATATTGTTGCCTGCGGCACCTCGTGGCATGCCGGTCTGGTGGGTAAATTTCTCATCGAAAAACTGGCCCGGTTAAGTGTTGAGGTGGATATTGCCAGTGAGTTCCGTTACCGCCAGCCATTGGTCAATGAGCGTACCTTGACCCTGGTGATCAGCCAGAGTGGTGAGACGGCTGACACCCTGGCCGCATTGCGTGAGTCCCATGAACGCGGCGGTAAAGTCGTTGCCATTTGTAATGTGGTTGAATCGTCGATTGCCCGGGAAAGTGATGGTGTCATCTATACCCATGCCGGACCGGAGATCGGTGTCGCTTCAACCAAAGCGTTTACCACGCAACTGGTGGCGTTATTTCTGTTTGCCTTGCACCTGGGCCGTGTCCGCACAATGTTGTCGAGTGAACAACTCCGTGAACAGATTCAGGCCCTGTTGACATTGCCCCGCAAACTGGAACAGGCGCTGGAACTTGATGAGCAGATCGAATCTGTCGCTCGCCAGTTTATGCACGCATCCGATTTTCTGTATCTCGGTCGTGGCAATCAGTATCCTATTGCTCTGGAGGGGGCTCTGAAACTCAAGGAGATCTCCTATATTCACGCCGAAGGCTATCCTGCCGGTGAGATGAAACACGGGCCCATTGCCCTGATCGATGAGAACCTGCCGGTGGTGGTCGTGGTGCCTAAAAATGACACCTATGAAAAAGTGGTGTCCAATATGGAAGAGGTTCGGGCACGGGGAGGGCAGATAATCTCAATCAGTGACTGTGATTCTTCGGATTTGCACAGTGCTTCAGACGCTGTTTTTGCCGTTCCAACGATCAGTGATGATCTGATGCCGGTGATCACCTCGGTTCCCTTACAACTGCTCTCGTATCACATCGCCGTGTTTAAAGGCACAGATGTGGATCAACCACGAAATCTGGCGAAAAGTGTCACCGTGGAATAA
- the glmU gene encoding bifunctional UDP-N-acetylglucosamine diphosphorylase/glucosamine-1-phosphate N-acetyltransferase GlmU, whose protein sequence is MPTQNLAAVILAAGKGTRMKSQQPKVLHQIAGQPLALFPVQWCQSLGCCKTVMVVGHQADRVKETFAPYPVNFVVQEQQLGTGHALMVTESALQSFNGTLLLLCGDVPLLREETLKQLIDAHRTSEAAVTVLTTHMENPYGYGRIIRNSGQIEKIVEEKDATSEQKNITEINTGIYAFEAPLVYELLHRIGNDNAQGEYYLTDIISLAQSSGLKAAACVLQDPRECMGINDRVQLAEAGEILRQRINHQHMVNGVTLQNPATTYIDNTVTIEADTVIEANCHVRGASHIGAFCHVETGSVIDDCQIGSSTRIKAGSVVEQSQIGEQCAIGPMAHLRPGTVLHGHNKLGNFVETKKAVLGPRSQASHLTYIGDAELGSDINLGCGTITCNYDGVNKHKTVIEDGVFVGSDCQLIAPVTLGRNCLIGAGSTITKDVPEDSLALSRSEQKVIKGWRKRKK, encoded by the coding sequence ATGCCTACACAGAATCTCGCAGCCGTCATCCTTGCCGCCGGCAAGGGCACACGAATGAAATCCCAACAGCCTAAAGTCCTTCACCAGATTGCCGGTCAGCCCCTTGCCTTGTTTCCCGTCCAGTGGTGCCAGTCTCTGGGATGTTGCAAAACCGTCATGGTTGTCGGCCATCAGGCTGATCGTGTCAAAGAAACCTTTGCACCGTACCCGGTAAACTTTGTCGTTCAGGAGCAACAACTGGGCACCGGGCATGCTCTGATGGTCACCGAATCTGCCCTACAATCGTTCAATGGCACATTACTTTTGCTGTGTGGCGATGTTCCGCTGCTGCGTGAAGAGACATTAAAACAACTCATTGACGCACACCGGACCTCCGAGGCTGCTGTTACCGTATTGACGACCCATATGGAGAATCCCTACGGCTACGGTAGAATCATTCGCAACTCAGGTCAAATTGAAAAAATTGTCGAAGAAAAAGATGCGACCAGCGAACAGAAAAACATCACCGAGATCAACACCGGAATCTATGCTTTTGAAGCACCACTGGTCTACGAATTGCTGCATCGTATCGGCAACGACAATGCCCAGGGGGAATACTATCTTACCGATATTATCTCTCTGGCCCAGAGCTCGGGTTTAAAAGCTGCAGCCTGCGTGCTCCAAGATCCACGCGAGTGCATGGGCATCAATGACCGGGTGCAGTTGGCCGAAGCCGGAGAAATTTTGCGACAGCGCATCAACCACCAGCATATGGTTAACGGCGTTACCCTGCAAAACCCTGCAACAACCTATATCGACAATACCGTTACAATTGAGGCCGATACGGTGATTGAAGCCAACTGCCATGTGCGTGGTGCCAGCCATATCGGGGCTTTTTGCCATGTGGAAACCGGCAGCGTTATCGACGATTGCCAGATCGGTTCGTCAACCCGCATCAAAGCGGGATCTGTTGTTGAGCAGTCGCAGATTGGCGAGCAGTGTGCCATTGGTCCTATGGCCCATCTGCGCCCCGGCACTGTTCTTCACGGCCACAATAAACTGGGTAATTTTGTCGAAACCAAAAAAGCGGTTCTGGGTCCACGCTCGCAAGCCAGTCATTTGACCTATATCGGTGATGCGGAACTGGGCAGCGATATCAACCTCGGCTGTGGTACCATCACCTGCAATTACGATGGCGTCAACAAACATAAAACCGTGATTGAGGATGGTGTGTTTGTCGGCAGCGACTGCCAGCTGATCGCACCCGTCACCTTGGGTCGCAACTGCCTGATCGGCGCCGGCTCAACAATTACCAAAGATGTGCCGGAGGATTCTTTGGCTCTGTCGCGCAGCGAACAAAAAGTGATCAAAGGCTGGCGCAAACGAAAAAAATAA
- a CDS encoding MXAN_5187 C-terminal domain-containing protein produces MAKVLDDRKQINQHLSDIELKLKDLRIRYEQYFAGVEKRAPVREREALERVIRRLNQRRIMQTDLRYRFQNLSGSFYSYQNMWDRIQREMDEGRYHRHKTSSIDSSAPQQREIDRVYHDYQAICRECQRNVPPKEQLESFIEKQKESIRQKYGNVECNFRVVNDQGKPKITVNLKR; encoded by the coding sequence TTGGCCAAAGTTCTTGATGATCGGAAACAAATCAATCAACATCTGTCAGATATTGAGCTGAAGCTGAAAGATCTGCGCATCCGCTATGAGCAATATTTTGCCGGTGTTGAAAAACGTGCCCCGGTCCGTGAACGTGAAGCCCTTGAACGCGTCATCCGCCGCCTCAATCAACGCCGCATTATGCAAACCGACCTACGATATCGTTTTCAGAACCTCAGTGGAAGTTTTTATTCCTATCAGAATATGTGGGACCGGATTCAGCGGGAAATGGATGAAGGTCGCTACCATCGTCATAAAACCAGCAGTATAGACAGTTCCGCGCCGCAGCAAAGAGAGATCGATCGCGTTTATCACGATTACCAGGCAATCTGTCGTGAATGTCAGCGCAATGTGCCTCCCAAAGAACAACTCGAATCGTTTATTGAAAAGCAAAAAGAGAGTATCCGGCAGAAATACGGTAATGTCGAATGCAATTTTCGCGTTGTCAACGATCAGGGTAAACCGAAAATTACCGTCAATCTCAAGCGTTGA
- a CDS encoding B12-binding domain-containing radical SAM protein: protein MPESIAFVTLHVRPCAQAVPLGSASVAASLPDDIKNRTVQVELFLDQDLGQMVAAVMRTGASLVALSIYVWSHRPMVALAAELRKRCPELIVVAGGPEVTAAPQTFRDTGLFDTLVCGEGEEVILQIVDAADRHNALEPLYRNSGPIDLLHQVSPWLDGSLVPGEGVLWEVSRGCPFRCSFCFDARGDHGVRTMAFSRLEQELALFVKHRVSQVWVLDSTFNYPAERGKKLLRLIKRVAPHLHFHLEAKIEFIDEELAQLLSEIHCSVQIGLQSANPDVVRHVHRHFDAELFQEKIALLHFAEVTYGIDLMYGLPGDDEAGMRHSLEFVLQLQPNHIDLFPLAVLPGTELYHQHSQYGLHAESEPPYRLLCSDSMTEDAMKHCRDLAVWTDVFYNTGRAMGYFLDVCQAVNQSGVAMIEAFGHWLLATRGMTTEVLADDTLASDQVVAWQKAFFHTWLAENGHENLAGAIDDLISFHACWAQAQLEEDVPQPDCTDLSEKVLVEQQSWRWVDQVRIQRFHYNINDWLLIDGDLVEQAEYGEQSGSMAVFFRSDNQAQCVTIDGIDASRFPTGADVPSYDALLLLGAVVDGDDYLHWLDQAVDYGLLSAAVPEAR from the coding sequence ATGCCCGAATCCATAGCTTTTGTTACGCTCCATGTGCGGCCTTGCGCCCAGGCGGTACCTCTCGGATCGGCCTCGGTGGCCGCTTCTTTGCCAGATGATATAAAAAACCGCACCGTCCAGGTAGAATTATTTCTCGATCAGGATCTTGGCCAGATGGTTGCTGCGGTCATGCGTACCGGGGCCTCGCTTGTGGCGTTGAGTATCTATGTGTGGAGCCATCGACCGATGGTCGCTTTGGCTGCTGAATTGAGGAAGCGCTGCCCGGAGTTGATTGTCGTGGCCGGTGGTCCGGAAGTGACAGCGGCCCCGCAGACGTTCAGAGACACCGGCCTGTTCGATACACTGGTGTGTGGTGAAGGGGAAGAGGTGATCCTCCAGATCGTCGATGCCGCCGATCGGCACAATGCGCTGGAGCCGCTGTACCGCAATAGCGGACCAATCGATCTGTTGCACCAGGTTTCGCCATGGTTGGATGGTTCTCTGGTGCCGGGTGAAGGTGTGCTTTGGGAAGTGTCGCGGGGCTGTCCGTTTCGCTGCTCGTTTTGCTTTGATGCGCGCGGAGACCATGGCGTACGTACCATGGCGTTTTCCCGTCTCGAGCAGGAGTTAGCCCTGTTTGTCAAGCATCGGGTCTCCCAGGTGTGGGTGCTCGATTCCACGTTTAATTATCCCGCTGAGCGAGGCAAGAAATTGCTGCGTCTGATCAAACGGGTTGCTCCACATCTCCATTTTCACCTTGAAGCAAAAATCGAGTTTATTGACGAGGAACTGGCTCAACTGCTGTCGGAAATCCACTGTTCGGTACAGATTGGTCTGCAATCGGCTAACCCCGATGTTGTTCGCCATGTCCATCGCCATTTTGATGCCGAACTGTTTCAGGAAAAGATTGCTCTGCTGCATTTTGCCGAGGTGACCTACGGCATTGATCTGATGTATGGACTTCCCGGCGACGATGAGGCGGGAATGCGCCACAGCCTGGAATTTGTCCTGCAACTGCAGCCCAATCATATCGATCTGTTTCCGTTGGCCGTCTTGCCCGGCACAGAGCTCTATCATCAACACAGTCAATACGGACTCCATGCCGAGTCTGAACCGCCCTATCGACTGCTGTGCAGTGACAGTATGACTGAAGACGCCATGAAGCATTGTCGTGACCTGGCCGTGTGGACCGATGTTTTTTATAACACCGGTCGTGCCATGGGCTATTTTCTCGACGTGTGTCAGGCCGTCAACCAGAGTGGTGTGGCCATGATTGAGGCGTTTGGCCACTGGTTGCTGGCAACGCGAGGTATGACAACGGAGGTTTTGGCGGATGATACTTTGGCCAGCGATCAGGTGGTTGCGTGGCAAAAGGCATTTTTCCACACCTGGCTGGCGGAAAATGGTCATGAAAATTTGGCAGGAGCCATTGACGATCTGATCAGTTTTCACGCCTGTTGGGCTCAGGCTCAGCTTGAGGAAGATGTGCCGCAGCCAGATTGTACTGATCTCAGTGAAAAAGTTTTAGTGGAACAGCAATCCTGGCGGTGGGTGGACCAGGTAAGGATTCAGCGGTTTCATTACAACATCAATGATTGGCTTCTGATTGACGGGGATCTGGTTGAACAGGCTGAGTACGGCGAACAGAGCGGCAGTATGGCGGTGTTTTTCCGCAGCGACAATCAGGCTCAATGCGTCACAATCGATGGTATTGATGCCAGTCGTTTTCCCACAGGTGCCGACGTGCCGTCCTATGATGCGTTGCTGCTGCTTGGCGCTGTGGTGGATGGGGATGACTACCTTCACTGGCTTGACCAGGCGGTAGACTATGGCCTGCTCAGCGCCGCCGTGCCGGAGGCGCGCTGA
- a CDS encoding response regulator, with amino-acid sequence MAKRKKFGEVLVDEGVIDENILQRALSQQAGTGKRLGQILEEQQVISERDIALVLARQFGLKTVKNIADHNFPDKILDLVDSEKALQKLIFPLKVEEKTLYLAMVNPLDMETLDTLSFGTGLRIVPYLTTTQEIHAAINRHYMKSIQVPAEGKWWRIMLVDTQLPALAASISALSQEGFDIIQCGNAIEAVPVAVKTHPHLIITEANMPKISGMDLFNSLKKNPQTASIPVIALSGRATAKEEAQLLDMGFIDFIAKPVNAIRLSARIKRVLKLLYEDLSAPPARRR; translated from the coding sequence ATGGCAAAACGGAAAAAATTTGGTGAAGTCCTTGTTGATGAAGGTGTTATCGATGAGAATATCCTGCAGCGTGCGTTGTCTCAACAAGCAGGCACCGGCAAACGCTTAGGACAGATTCTCGAAGAACAACAGGTCATTTCTGAACGCGACATTGCGCTGGTTCTGGCCCGTCAGTTCGGATTGAAAACCGTCAAAAACATTGCCGATCACAACTTCCCTGATAAAATTCTCGACCTCGTTGACAGTGAAAAAGCTCTGCAGAAACTGATTTTCCCCCTGAAAGTGGAAGAGAAGACCCTGTACCTGGCGATGGTCAATCCGTTGGATATGGAAACCCTCGACACCCTGTCATTCGGCACCGGTCTGCGTATTGTTCCCTATCTAACCACCACCCAGGAAATCCATGCCGCCATCAACAGGCACTACATGAAGTCGATTCAGGTTCCTGCGGAAGGGAAGTGGTGGCGCATTATGCTGGTGGACACACAACTACCGGCATTGGCAGCCTCGATCTCGGCGCTCAGCCAGGAGGGGTTTGATATTATTCAGTGCGGTAATGCTATTGAAGCTGTGCCTGTGGCGGTTAAAACCCACCCACATCTGATCATCACCGAAGCCAATATGCCAAAAATAAGTGGCATGGATCTGTTTAATTCACTGAAAAAAAATCCCCAGACCGCATCGATTCCGGTCATCGCTTTATCAGGGCGGGCAACCGCCAAAGAGGAAGCTCAACTGCTCGATATGGGCTTTATCGATTTTATCGCCAAGCCGGTCAATGCGATCCGCTTGTCCGCCAGGATCAAACGGGTCCTCAAATTACTCTATGAAGACCTCAGCGCGCCTCCGGCACGGCGGCGCTGA
- the hslO gene encoding Hsp33 family molecular chaperone HslO, translating to MSDQLIRVLSHDKQIRASFAVTTELTKEICLLQQTDPTASVALGRLTTAAALMGSLLKGDQRLGLTIEGNGPLKKLQAETDAHGVVRATIKVPQCHLPPVDGHFDVSGAIGKAGFLHVTKDLGMKEPYQGMVQLITSEIAEDIAHYFSTSEQTPTSIALGVLLDRSAQVCASGGYFIQAMPDCDEKVLESLDNHLANLPPISSLIREGLAPIELAQQVLNDSHFKLQDSIDLEFKCNCSRRHVLAMLAGLPGEELEALSQRAEDTEITCEYCKTSYQFTPAELSHITQARNSAP from the coding sequence ATGTCTGATCAACTGATTCGGGTGTTAAGTCACGACAAACAAATTCGTGCTTCGTTTGCCGTTACCACGGAATTAACCAAAGAGATCTGCCTGCTCCAGCAGACCGACCCTACTGCCAGTGTGGCCCTGGGTCGCCTGACCACAGCGGCGGCTTTGATGGGCTCACTACTCAAAGGCGACCAGCGGCTCGGCCTGACTATTGAGGGCAACGGGCCGTTAAAAAAACTGCAGGCGGAAACGGATGCCCACGGCGTTGTCCGGGCGACCATCAAGGTTCCTCAATGCCATTTGCCCCCCGTTGATGGCCACTTTGATGTGTCTGGAGCTATCGGCAAAGCCGGTTTTCTTCACGTCACCAAAGATCTCGGTATGAAAGAACCCTATCAAGGCATGGTGCAATTGATCACCAGTGAAATTGCCGAGGATATCGCCCACTATTTTTCCACGTCGGAGCAAACCCCGACGTCCATCGCTCTAGGGGTTCTTCTCGACCGTTCGGCACAAGTTTGTGCCAGTGGTGGCTACTTTATCCAGGCCATGCCCGATTGTGATGAAAAAGTTCTCGAGTCCTTGGACAACCATCTGGCTAATCTGCCCCCCATCTCCTCGCTGATCCGCGAGGGGTTAGCCCCCATTGAGTTAGCCCAGCAGGTGCTTAACGACAGTCATTTCAAACTGCAGGACAGCATTGATCTTGAGTTTAAATGCAATTGCAGCCGTCGCCATGTTCTGGCCATGCTGGCCGGTTTACCGGGCGAGGAGCTGGAAGCCTTGAGCCAACGGGCGGAAGACACCGAGATCACCTGTGAATATTGTAAGACCAGCTATCAGTTTACGCCCGCTGAACTCAGCCATATCACTCAAGCACGAAACTCTGCGCCATAG
- the ybgF gene encoding tol-pal system protein YbgF, with amino-acid sequence MRPCSYLTVIGLVLLSGCVPLQQTTSNQGAQINALKQRLTALEQRSISQPPSTDAAQLRNIARQQANLKAELDTLRVDLQSLTGRLEDQQHSIMQLREELTLSQNDLSLRVAALEEAKSQTPATATPRQPVTGEQPGVIEQPDAQPVAPAVQLNQRDEKPTAASATQDQPDALYHQALQLVQQGSDFTKSRDLFRQFIQSYPQHDLAVNAMYWIGETLYGDKQYESAILQFQDVIQKYPNHPKMPAALMKQGLAFYALGDVRNAKIILQKVVDNYPQTPEADKAQERLKSWQ; translated from the coding sequence ATGCGCCCCTGTTCTTATCTCACTGTCATCGGCCTTGTGCTGCTTTCCGGCTGTGTTCCTCTGCAGCAGACGACATCCAACCAGGGTGCCCAGATCAATGCCCTGAAACAGCGTCTGACCGCACTGGAACAGCGCAGCATCAGCCAACCCCCATCAACAGACGCGGCTCAATTGCGCAATATTGCCCGCCAACAGGCCAACCTGAAAGCAGAACTCGATACATTACGCGTCGACCTGCAAAGTCTAACCGGACGCCTGGAAGACCAACAGCACAGCATCATGCAATTGCGCGAAGAACTGACTCTGTCGCAAAATGATCTGAGCCTGCGGGTTGCCGCCCTCGAAGAAGCCAAAAGCCAGACTCCTGCAACGGCAACACCCCGGCAGCCCGTGACCGGCGAGCAACCTGGCGTAATTGAGCAGCCTGACGCGCAACCGGTTGCACCTGCGGTACAACTAAATCAGCGCGATGAAAAGCCGACGGCTGCGTCAGCGACACAAGATCAGCCTGACGCACTGTACCATCAAGCCTTGCAACTGGTTCAACAGGGATCGGACTTCACCAAGTCACGTGATCTGTTCCGGCAGTTTATCCAGAGCTACCCGCAACACGATCTGGCGGTGAATGCCATGTACTGGATTGGCGAGACCCTCTACGGCGACAAACAGTATGAAAGTGCGATTCTGCAATTTCAGGATGTGATTCAAAAGTACCCCAACCACCCCAAAATGCCTGCCGCCCTGATGAAACAGGGGCTGGCTTTTTACGCCTTGGGCGATGTGCGTAATGCAAAGATTATTCTTCAAAAGGTGGTGGATAACTATCCTCAGACTCCGGAAGCTGACAAGGCTCAGGAGCGTCTGAAAAGTTGGCAATAA